The window AAAGCATATACTTGACGTAAATTTGTAACTATGTCTTAGTCATTAAGATTATATGTACCAAAAGACGACACAAATAAATTGGCTATCCAAAATCAaaccattttgttttgttatatttatcataatcaaattataaaaacgtGAGATAAGGATAGTCGATTTTAATGTATAGACTAGTTAGAGCAAGATTAATGGGNNNNNGGGGGTTTATATATTGAGGATTTTATAtactgtttgaattttttaagaCTTAAGTGTGTcttgttttgtaaataagaactcatgatctcttagttaaaattttatccTCCAATAGTAAATTCTAATTTtgggtttcttatttttgaaaaaattattttttgaaatttgatagtAAATATGAAACTCAAACTTGTTAAACGCAAAGATAGTAAATATGAAACTCAAACTTGATATAGTAGTAGAGAATACTAATTAAGAGTCATCATGAATCATGATTTAACTTTTGATGGATATGTTACATACGTGAAAAGAGAAGATTGTGATGAAGAGAAATAGATTGTGATGAAGATAAAGGTTCACATCTAGATTTCAAAAAGAAACCTAGAAACTAGAAACCAAAGCTTGTTGGTTTTACTGTTGTTTGGcttcaaccttcttcttctgccataGCTTGTCGACTCCACTGTCGGCATCACCCTATATCGTTTCAAGAAAGTGTTAACAATGTCATGTACTAACAAAAGCATTACATGACCAATTCTAGTTAACACAATACCAATTCCATTGCTATACTAGATTAAAGTCAGACAAGTCTCAAGATTTATGATATAGAAGCTGTCTTGACAAACCTGAGCACGGACAAAACCGCAGAGAGAAAATGTAGTGAATTGACCAGTGTACACCCCATCAGCATCGAGATGACCAATGTTGAGCTGCACAGAAGCATGATCCTTTGATGTGATCAACCTGTTAGTAACCGAGCTGCAATTataatccaaaaacaaacaagaacaatcaaTTCATTAAGTTTccttacaataataataaaaaagtgacTCCTCTTCGTTCTGCATCTTTTGGAGCTTAAAACTGACAGATTTCTAAATCTTTCAATTgctacaaaacaaacaattgtacacaaaacattgtaaaaaaaacCACGAGATAAGATCCAAAGAGAGAACCTCCTTCTCAATGTCTCTTCCAGATCTTAGCAAGAACCTCATCTTAcatcatttttttcaaatacaaacATCATTACTCAGCATTCACGTTTTGAATTGCctatttttaaacaaacaacaagaacatcaaATACATACTAGCTCTCCAGCAAGATCATAGAGGGACTCATCAACTGTCGCCCGCAAATTGACAAAGTAAACTTTCTTATGAACAGAAACAACAAGATTGACACGACAAGAGTACAAAGATACAAATTGTACACGCGACAGCGAACATTACCTGCAATAGCCTCATCCTCTGCATCAGTCTCTGTACTCTAACTTCAAGATGAAAAACAGATTTCAGAACCGGttaaacaaaagagaagcaCAGTGACATCCATCTAAACCATTCAGTGATCTCTATAACAGAACAAAAAGCTAAAGTCTCAATCTTTAATACTTAACCCAAGGTTATCAAAGctatgacaaaacaaaaaacataaagttaTCAAAGCTACATGTCACAAACAAGTTCGATAACCTCTActagattccaaattcaacagTCATGCATTCAAATAGACAAGATCCCTAATTTTCCAACTAACATCAAATAATCCTAATTTGcgatccaaaatcaaataacCCTAATCATAAAACAATTTGCGATTCATACAAATGTaccaaaatcaaagaacccAAACCTTGAAGCTTTTGATTCCAAATTGTTTTCTCGTTTCGGGGATTCaatcgcgagagaaagagagagagaggaaaaagaataaaatcgatctttcccaaaaaaaaatttcttttgtattattatgtTCGACCAACCGAAAAATGACACGTAGTCTCTCTTAAACCAAGTTTGAGTATACTATATAAGAGAAGatcttacattttttcttttgttctgattaatttgttttcaacAAAATACTAAGATCTCCTCTATAAACCCACCGATGGAGAAGGTCTTAGACGAGTAGTGAAGTGTGTGATTAAGGGTAGTTTTGTCACCAACAACTACGATCTAAAATCCCCAAGTAAAACCTAAACCAGGCTCTCGTTGATTTCTGATCTACTTTCATCAGATCAAACTTTTGCCGTTTCGCGTTCAAAGCCCCAAACCTGATGGCCAATGAGTACATCCAAAAGTGTGTTGTTGTTCCGGTTATTCAAAATTCCTATTCGAAATATATACTAAGATAATGTCACTCAAACACTCAATGTGTCCACCACCACTTTTTTCCAATCAACTTATATAAGCTCTCATGCAATTGGTAAACAGAATTAAAGTTCGTAAATTATATGAATATCcgaaacatattttaaaactgaattttaatatttgttgtcttacaaacattaaaataaaataaaaacaagatagaaaataatttttttattggctttgtttattgttgttttcggtttggttcgctCTCATGGACGGAGGTACTTGGTCTGGAAACATGTTTTGCATCATGCTAGTCCAGAAGTCGACATCCTTGAGTTTCAGCTCGATCtcctcaatcttcttctccaccttgttcAACTTTTCTTGTGTCTCAAGATATTTATCTTCGTTTGACAAATATGGAACTGCGGAACTCGATCTGACACCGTCCCCCATTGACCCGTTTGCAAACTTTCTGTCTTCCTTTATTTGAACTTcctaaaaaacccaaaaattatcaaaaaatagtTAGATAATAATATGCTTATAAAgttattgttacaaaataaataaattttgaacatCTCAAATGTGTTATGATCACCTCTTTGTGGATGGCACTTATGTCAGTTTGGGTGAGATGGTTTAAGTCATCGCCTTGGGACATATGAATTTGTCTCTCCTCCTCCAGGGCTTTGCATTTCTCAACTATCAAGTCGGCTTTTTCGACAAGTAGTTCACCAGTCTCCTCATCCCGGTTTAATAGTATACTTTCTGGGGCTGCTGCGTAAGCACCAGTTGTGTCGTTTGCCTTGAGAACTTCATACAAAACAGAAGCAATTCTGCGTGCGTTTATCAACTTCTCTCGCTGACTATTAAGATAAATTTCCATAGGTTAATGTTGGCTCGCTGAGATTGAAGTAAAACTAGCAATAGTAATGATCAGTATAGGTTAAAAAGAATGAACGATATGGACGATATACCTATTATCCAAATTGAATGCTGCACCATTTCTGATAACGTATTCCAAGTAAGCATCATAAACACGTTTGAGTTCCTTAAAATCATCCCCCTTGTCTATTAACCTCGCAGTCAACTCGTTATCCTActaggaaagaaagaagacacacatgacaaaataattaaacagataaTGTTTAGAAATTTCATGAATAATCCAGAAACAGATACGATCGGTCATATCTTTAACAATAAGTCAATAACCGTAGACTTAagaaactagctagaatcaGTAGTGTCCCGTTCTACAATATTGGATGACTTGCCTTCTCAAGCCTTCGAAGAAGAGAATTTTTGAACTGCCGTACACCTCTTCCGGTGGAAGTAGGGTCAAGTCGGTGAGCTAACTCAAATGTATTAAAACGGCCTGcgacaaaaataattatgagtCTTTTAACAAGAAAgcgacaagaagaaaaaaattaacaaataaaagaagagaaaagtcaCAAATAGTAACAATTGaccaaaaaacattaaacaagaCGAGAGTAAAACTCACAAATATAAGCAATACGAGGTTCTTCAGACTCAACCAAATTTGCTACACGAAGAAACCTTTGAATCCCTGAGGCGAACGTCTCCGGAAGCTTCTCAATGTCACAGGGCTCCCACACATATTGTTCCCGAAAAGTGGCGGATCTCGTTAACTGCTGCGAATCTTCGGGGAAGATGGGATCAATATCAATAAAAACTTCGGTGGGATCAACGGGGACGATTTCTTCATGAGACATTACGAAAGCTGATTGTTCTACGGTTTTGGTTGGCGTTGAGATAGGTGGAGATGGAAAAggttaatacattatataaagCGGCAATTGCTTAGCGAGGTGAGTTTCCATGGCAGATTTTTTGTCAATTAACTATGTAAGGTTTTTACTAAAATTTGTACTAGAGAAAGTGGGTTCCACGCAATATTTTGCACTttacaacaacataatataCCAACGTGCATgggaaaagttaaaaaaaaaaaaagtttgttgaGTGAGATTCTCAACCAAAGTcatatcaacatcaacatcttgCCCAAGAAAATTACCATTACTTGCTGTGTCAAGCAATttggaagcactcctctatataATGTACTGAGAAGAGATTCTTTAgagaagccatgatgaggacattgcatagtgtagcctttgaatctttcccatgcttcacaaaagctcttaTTTCCATTTTGAGCAAAGCTTGATATTCCATTCCTTAGTCTTGCTGTTCTAGTAGTAGAGAAGAATTTGGATAGGAAAGCTCTCTTACATTGATCCCAATAGATAACTGAGCCTACCGGCAGGTTCTTCTCCCAACTCCTAGCTCTATCaccaagagaaaatgggaagaggcgGAGCTTGAATGCATCTTCAGAGATGTCATTGATTTTCACTGTCCCACACATCATGTCAAACTGATCCAAGTGGTCAAGAGGGTCTTCCATAGGCAGACCATGAAACTTTGAGCTTTGTACCATGTTGATAAGACTTGACTTGATCTCATAGTTATCGTTCTCAACAGGAGGTGCTCTAATTCCCATGCGGTTCCCATGAATGTTTGGTTGATCAAAAGTTCCAATGACTCTTGGCTGTCTTGGAGGATGGATAGGAGCTTGTTCAACATGGGGCTGGTCATTTCCATTGTGACCAGCTGGGGGTGGAGGGTTGTTATCCATAGCTTGGCAGGCTATTCGATGATTTTCTCTTTCAAAACGACGAATGTCGTCAACACGCTCAACTAAATTTGCTTGGCCTTGACTTCTCAAGTTCATACACCTTACAAAAGAGAGTTCAAACCACCAAAGCAAACCAAGTAAGTAAcaatataaagtaaaataatagGCTCAAACAATGTTGAAATCCTAATGAGCAAATTGAATGCAAAtgggcaacagcgccaaattgatgtagtatATTTcagtcaattaaattatcaatccacaatctgcattaatcaactcactaagaatacacaaagttGTTTAACCTATTCTTAACAGGAATTGGTTATgttgtaacaatcttaactagcaaacaaattaaagaaaagaaacagaacacaactaaTAACAAACTTtgaatcaagattaaacaagtgaaccttgggcaaggtaattgacttgggagatagctaaccaatcctagatgtccaggcaacaatcaagaacaatcctatggctaagaacactaatgcaaatcaatccatttccatggtagagattcctatgctaatcaagtgataatcaactttttccaaaggcaatcacaaagctagcatgcattaagaacaagtcttaataccactaagcaccctaatcatcaatttccattggctaggagtGCAAAGcccttgaatagtttggttcaggaatttcatcaaacaccttctgggcaatggaaatcctaatgtctagattcaagcttgatcaaggctttccagcattattaacactaaacaagataggaaacacataaataaggctctagacatcaaagatcaatcatatatctccctaatctacctagcccaaagttctaatgatctactcactcatcatcatgatcacacaaaggaaagagtttgatctttgtgaaatcataataagagattatagattaagagatttgaaagagaaattgctattaaaaaacttagaagtactcaatcattcaacaaaccaagagtaaataAGCTTAAGAAtcctaagtggctgctaaacaagagataaacaaaagatcaaccaaagataagagataagagataagtctccccttaatagggttagagtatttatagcaaaataaaagggAGCCGGGTCAACCCAGTTCAAACCGGGTCAAACccggatcaaaactaaaacaagtgtggtgATGGTCTCACACGACCATGCTTTGACCGATTGAGATGGCCGATTGGGATGGCCGGGCACACTTTGGCCGATGGTGGTGGCCGCTGGTGTAAACggtgttttctcttcttgagctccatcggccatggcttggccgatTGATGAGGTCGCGTGGCTCCAACGGTCATGGCTTGGCCGATTGAGCTTGGCCGCTGCTGTAAACGATCTTCCTCTTACTGAACTCCATCGGCCAGCTCTTGACCGATTGGGATGGCCGCTGGTCTTCactcggccaccgtttggccgctgctcttggccgcgtgtggctcctgtcttcactctggctgtatatacgttcactcaaacaggtataactctttaCACGCACATCTGATTggcctgaaatcacctccattgcaaagcttactcaatttccaataacttAGATGAAGAACTCTGGAGCTAAATCTCAAAGNctagacatcaaagatcaatcatatatctccctaatctacctagcccaaaaTTCTAatgatctactcactcatcatcatgatcacacaaaggaaagactttgatctttgtgaaatcataataagagattatagattaagagatttgaaagagaatttgctattaaaaaaacttagaagtactcaatcattcaacaaaccaagagtaaataAGCTTAAGAAtcctaagtggctgctaaacaagagataaacaaaagatcaaccaaagataagagataagagataagtctccccttaatagggttagagtatttatagcaaaataaaagggAGCCGGGTCAACCCAGTTCAAACCGGGTCAAACccggatcaaaactaaaacaagtgtggtgATGGTTTCGCACGGCCATGCTTTGACCGATTGAGATGGTCGATTGGGATGGTCGGGCACACTTTGGCCGATGGTGGTGGCCGCTGGTGTAAACggtgttttctcttcttgagctccatcggccatggcttggccgatTGATGAGGTCGCGTGGCTCCAACGGTCATGGCTTGGCCGATTGAGCTTGGCCGCTGCTCTTGACCAATTGGGATGGCCGCTGGTCTTCactcggccaccgtttggccgctgctcttggccgcgtgtggctcctgtcttcactctggctgtatatacgttcactcaaacaggtataactctttaCACACACATCTGATTggcctgaaatcacctccattgcaaatcttactcaatttccaataacttAGATGAAGAACTCTGGAGCTAAATCTCAAAGAAAGTTCttcatacgagtcgatctttgagggactgcaaactggttccgaatcatcaatcatcttgtgtgcatccaaatgtgtgtcttccattatattgctaattattgacttatttggctccaacGCACACTTTCCTTGTACATCTCTACTCCATCATCTGAGATAacaaacttgatgcaaaatgcaacctaaaGAACCTgaatgctcatgaatatgcacaaaataacgaagaattaagctctaaaattacataaaaacacaagatatcactCGTCTCTAATGTTTCCCTGGTCACGGTGGACGAAGGCAGAGGATTCAACTAGATGAAAAAATTCATCATTGCATGGAGGAGAACTCAGAGAAGTTAGAGATTCAGTCGACGGCTTGatattgaagaaggagaagatgaaagtcgacaaaaaaaaaagttgagggttatgaagagagagagctttgattttttatgaagagaaaagaaaataataacaatttggaataaaaaaaatatagggaaTAAGGGCAAAAGAGTATTTTTTAGAACTCTCTATGGCAGGCAGGAAAATGTTTTCGTGAAAGAGGCATAGGAAAGAAAGATTGGTACTGTTCATGGTATAATCAACACTTTTCTCTTTGAAGAACATGTCTCACATTATGTTAGTAGGATTTTTACTGTTTTAGATAGTTCATAGTAGCATGAACTAGCTAGTAGTCTAGTACTAAACTACTAATAATGATACAAagaaaccaatttttttgtatgatactcaaaaatacttttcccgtttcaaaatataaaatgttttagagaagttttctgttttatatataatatatgatgttttcaagtttttatgtaacttttaaattaatttagtattttatattatgcagtattgttttcGATTGGTGGAACatgttaaaaataaagactTTTTAAAAGGGAGAGAGTGGTACTGTATTTATGTTTGTTCGTTCaaagttaaataataaattacacaaaaaaaattgtcttccTACATATACCACtactatttattaatttagaaaattgtGAAACCGAAACTCATGCGGACAACAAATCGAAGTTTCTACGTTTGCCTATATTTTCGGGTAATTAATCCACAAATATTGATAGTAGCACCTTAAAACAATTAATGTCAGAggtgcataaaaaaaaaaaaagaagaagaaacgattaATCCATTTATTTAGCTAAAGCGTAATAATGGGCAAATTAGTCATTTCGTAGTCTCCTCTCCCTGCCTCCTGGTGGTTCTCCGTAACTATCTctcaaaaaattaataagagaagaaggctttaattactctcttttatttcaGACGCTTTGTCCGTTTTGGTTCTTCCCCttccctctctttcttcttcactccttTATTTATCTCCCTCCCATtgatccctctctctctctctccctctctctcttctctccacaGATTGTTCAAGCTTTAGTAGATTCATCCTGATCTCTCTCAATCGTTCCCGGTACAtgaactctttctctttctcaattcTGTGTTTGATGATCTCTTCTGACCTTTCATTTGTGAATGCTGCGTTTGATTCGATGACCTGAAGGTTTATGTATGATGTGTGATGCTTTCTCATTGTTTTTGTCATTTGGATCTGCTGCTCAATCTTTGGGAAAATTTTAGCGTATTTGATTGCTGCATTTGTCTTTACTCCTTTGGATCTAGATCTGATCAGTTTTATAATATCTCTCGCTAATAGCATCGTTGTTGTTGCTTCATAAATTCCTCTATCGAAGCTGAATCACAGTGAGATTTCCCTAAATTGATAGATCTGTAAATGGTGCCTGCTTAGTTTGTAGTCTATCTGTTTGATTAAATTACATTTCGAATTCGCTCGGTTCTTTTTGTAATCGTTGTTCTTGGTGCTATAATTACTGAAgcttcatggtttttttttgatgttacAGATTTGGTTATATTTCCACATTCACATGGCTACTTATAAGCCAAAGAACATCCTCATCACTGGGGCTGCTGGTTTCATTGCCTCCCATGTTGCCAACAGACTTGTTCGTAGCTACCCTGACTACAAAATCGTTGTGCTTGACAAGCTTGATTACTGTTCTAACCTCAAAAACCTCAACCCTTCTAAATCCTCTCCCAACTTCAAGTTTGTGAAAGGTGACATCGCCAGTGCTGACCTTGTCAACTACCTTCTCATCACTGAAGAAATCGACACCATTATGCACTTTGCTGCTCAAACTCATGTTGACAACTCTTTCGGTAACAGCTTTGAGTTTACCAAGAACAATATCTATGGTACTCATGTTCTTCTCGAAGCTTGCAAAGTCACTGgccagatcaggaggtttatccATGTCAGTACTGATGAGGTCTATGGAGAGACTGATGAGGATGCTTCTGTTGGAAATCACGAGGCTTCTCAGTTGCTTCCTACTAACCCGTACTCTGCTACTAAGGCTGGAGCTGAGATGCTTGTGATGGCATATGGTAGATCATACGGGTTACCAGTAATAACGACTCGCGGGAACAATGTTTATGGTCCTAACCAGTTTCCTGAAAAGTTGATTCCTAAGTTCATCTTGTTGGCCATGAATGGGAAGCCTCTCCCAATCCACGGAGATGGATCTAATGTTAGGAGTTACCTCTACTGCGAAGATGTTGCTGAGGCATTTGAGGTTGTTCTTCACAAAGGGGAAGTTAACCATGTCTACAATATCGGGACTACGAGAGAAAGGAGAGTGATTGACGTTGCCAATGACATCAGCAAACTCTTTGGTATAGACCCTGACTCCACCATTCAGTTTGTGGAGAACCGGCCTTTCAATGACCAGAGGTACTTCCTCGATGACCAGAAGCTGAAGAAATTGGGATGGTGTGAACGAACCACTTGGGAAGAAGGACTCAGGAAGACAATGGAATGGTACACTGAGAACCCTGAGTGGTGGGGCGACGTTTCTGGAGCTCTGCTTCCTCATCCACGGATGCTCATGATGCCAGGTGACCGACACTCTGATGGCTCTGACGAGCACAAGAAAACAGATGGTAATCAGACATTCACGGTGGTTACTCCGACCAGAGCTGGTGGTTCTGCAGACAAACCATCTTTAAAGTTCCTCATCTATGGGAAGACTGGGTGGCTCGGTGGTCTTCTTGGAAAACTATGTGAGAAGCAAGGTATTCCATACGAGTATGGAAAAGGGAGACTAGAAGACAGAGCTTCTCTAGTGGCGGATATTCGCAGCATCAAACCTAGTCATGTCTTCAACGCTGCCGGTTTAACTGGTAGACCCAATGTTGACTGGTGTGAATCTCACAAAACCGAGACCATCCGGGTCAATGTTGCTGGAACTTTGACTCTAGCAGATGTTTGCAGAGAGAATGATCTGCTGATGATGAACTTTGCCACTGGTTGTATATTCGAGTACGATGCTGCGCATCCAGAAGGTTCAGGGATTGGctttaaagaagaagacaaaccgAACTTCACCGGTTCTTTCtactcaaaaacaaaagcaatggTAAGATAACATCACATAACCAAACCACATCTGATCCTCAATTTTGTTTAAACTCTGTCCATAAAAATCctcttgtttctatttttgcaaGGTCGAAGAGCTTCTAAGAGAATTTGACAACGTGTGCACCTTGAGAGTGCGGATGCCAATCTCATCAGACTTAAATAACCCGAGGAACTTCATCACAAAGATCTCGCGTTATAACAAAGTGGTGAACATCCCAAACAGCATGACCATACTAGACGAACTCTTACCAATCTCAATCGAAATGGCCAAGAGGAACCTAAGGGGGATTTGGAACTTCACCAATCCAGGAGTGGTGAGCCACAACGAGATTCTAGAGATGTACAAGAGCTACATTGAGCCGGATTTCAAATGGTCCAACTTCACTTTGGAAGAACAGGCTAAGGTCATCGTTGCGCCACGGAGCAACAACGAGATGGATGGTTCCAAGCTCAGCAAGGAGTTTCCAGAGATGCTTTCCATCAAAGATTCGTTGATCAAATACGTCTTCGAACCCAACAAGCGAACATaaaacacacatacacacacacactcttATTCTCTCTGTGTTCACTAGAATGTTTCtactttaatttgatttgatttatcaTACGATTCATTTACTCTTTTGCATTCTACGACTTACATGTAGCTCTCTTCACACATTCTACATCACAACACATCTTTGtttacattaatatttttacacaGATCAATTTACTTGAGTTTACTTTACTACCGTTCTTGATTCCTAATTTCCTACTCCTATTATAATAATGCCTGTGTGTTTCCATATATCAAGATAAGGAGAAgagttgaagaaagaaacaaaatcgacTGATTTATGTAACTTATTTCCCTTTGCTTTAAACTTGAGGATTCTATTTGTTACAAGAACAATATCTCTCATATGTTAATCTTCCTAATGCATAAATAGAAATCGCAAACTCAAATGCAAACTAAATTAAACCCTCTGTACTTTCTGTCCCCATCTTCGCCACACGACCATCTACCAGCATTTTGCTTTCGCTTAATCACCTTAGCACCTTAGCGAACTACTGAGAGACATTCCATAAAAATGATGATGTaaatatgatgaagaagacaatggAAGGAAGGAACAGAAAAAGCTCAATACCTTGAATTTTGTTCATCTCTTCACTAAGCTGGAGCGTATTGTCTAGACAATGGTAGAGTTTCTTG is drawn from Camelina sativa cultivar DH55 chromosome 1, Cs, whole genome shotgun sequence and contains these coding sequences:
- the LOC104779448 gene encoding putative callose synthase 8 codes for the protein MSHEEIVPVDPTEVFIDIDPIFPEDSQQLTRSATFREQYVWEPCDIEKLPETFASGIQRFLRVANLVESEEPRIAYICRFNTFELAHRLDPTSTGRGVRQFKNSLLRRLEKDNELTARLIDKGDDFKELKRVYDAYLEYVIRNGAAFNLDNSQREKLINARRIASVLYEVLKANDTTGAYAAAPESILLNRDEETGELLVEKADLIVEKCKALEEERQIHMSQGDDLNHLTQTDISAIHKEEVQIKEDRKFANGSMGDGVRSSSAVPYLSNEDKYLETQEKLNKVEKKIEEIELKLKDVDFWTSMMQNMFPDQVPPSMRANQTENNNKQSQ
- the LOC104779456 gene encoding trifunctional UDP-glucose 4,6-dehydratase/UDP-4-keto-6-deoxy-D-glucose 3,5-epimerase/UDP-4-keto-L-rhamnose-reductase RHM3, which gives rise to MATYKPKNILITGAAGFIASHVANRLVRSYPDYKIVVLDKLDYCSNLKNLNPSKSSPNFKFVKGDIASADLVNYLLITEEIDTIMHFAAQTHVDNSFGNSFEFTKNNIYGTHVLLEACKVTGQIRRFIHVSTDEVYGETDEDASVGNHEASQLLPTNPYSATKAGAEMLVMAYGRSYGLPVITTRGNNVYGPNQFPEKLIPKFILLAMNGKPLPIHGDGSNVRSYLYCEDVAEAFEVVLHKGEVNHVYNIGTTRERRVIDVANDISKLFGIDPDSTIQFVENRPFNDQRYFLDDQKLKKLGWCERTTWEEGLRKTMEWYTENPEWWGDVSGALLPHPRMLMMPGDRHSDGSDEHKKTDGNQTFTVVTPTRAGGSADKPSLKFLIYGKTGWLGGLLGKLCEKQGIPYEYGKGRLEDRASLVADIRSIKPSHVFNAAGLTGRPNVDWCESHKTETIRVNVAGTLTLADVCRENDLLMMNFATGCIFEYDAAHPEGSGIGFKEEDKPNFTGSFYSKTKAMVEELLREFDNVCTLRVRMPISSDLNNPRNFITKISRYNKVVNIPNSMTILDELLPISIEMAKRNLRGIWNFTNPGVVSHNEILEMYKSYIEPDFKWSNFTLEEQAKVIVAPRSNNEMDGSKLSKEFPEMLSIKDSLIKYVFEPNKRT